The following proteins are co-located in the Triticum aestivum cultivar Chinese Spring chromosome 1A, IWGSC CS RefSeq v2.1, whole genome shotgun sequence genome:
- the LOC123068544 gene encoding GDP-mannose 3,5-epimerase 1: MGSTDETGTPYGEYTYAELERELYWPSEKLRISVTGAGGFIGSHIARRLKSEGHYIIASDWKKNEHMTEDMFCHEFHLADLRVMDNCLKVTTNVDHVFNLAADMGGMGFIQSNHSVIMYNNTMISFNMLEAGRINGVKRFFYASSACIYPEFKQLETNVSLKEADAWPAEPQDAYGLEKLATEELCKHYTKDFDIECRIGRFHNIYGPFGTWKGGREKAPAAFCRKAQTSTEQFEMWGDGLQTRSFTFIDECVEGVLRLTKSDFCEPVNIGSDEMVSMNEMAEIVLGFEDKKLPIHHIPGPEGVRGRNSDNTLIKEKLGWAPTMRLKDGLRFTYFWIKEQIEKERTEGKDVALYGSSKVVSTQAPVQLGSLRAADGKE; encoded by the exons ATGGGGAGCACCGACGAGACTGGAACTCCCTATGGCGAGTACACCTATGCTGAGCTGGAGAGGGAGCTGTACTGGCCATCTGAGAAGCTGAGAATCTCGGTCACTGGAGCTGGTGGTTTCATTGGATCCCATATTGCTCGCCGTCTGAAGAGTGAGGGGCACTACATCATTGCCTCAGACTGGAAGAAGAACGAGCATATGACCGAGGACATGTTCTGCCATGAGTTCCACCTTGCTGACCTCAGGGTCATGGACAACTGCCTTAAGGTCACCACCAATGTCGACCATGTCTTCAATCTCGCTGCTGATATGGGAGGCATGGGGTTCATTCAGTCTAACCACTCTGTTATCATGTACAACAACACCATGATCAGTTTCAACATGCTTGAGGCCGGGCGTATCAACGGCGTGAAGAG GTTCTTCTATGCCTCGAGCGCATGCATCTATCCTGAATTCAAACAACTTGAGACAAATGTGAGCTTGAAGGAAGCTGATGCCTGGCCTGCTGAG CCGCAAGATGCCTATGGCTTGGAGAAGCTCGCGACCGAGGAGCTGTGCAAGCACTACACCAAGGACTTTGACATTGAGTGCCGTATTGGCCGTTTTCACAACATTTACGGTCCCTTTGGAACATGGAAAG GCGGTCGTGAGAAGGCACCAGCTGCCTTCTGTAGAAAGGCTCAGACCTCCACCGAACAGTTCGAGATGTGGGGTGATGGTCTCCAGACTCGATCGTTCACTTTTATCGACGAGTGCGTCGAGGGTGTTCTGAG ATTGACAAAGTCAGACTTCTGCGAGCCCGTGAACATCGGAAGCGATGAAATGGTGAGCATGAACGAGATGGCTGAGATTGTTCTCGGCTTCGAGGACAAGAAGCTGCCCATCCACCACATCCCTGGTCCAGAGGGTGTCCGTGGCCGCAACTCTGACAACACACTCATCAAGGAGAAGCTTGGCTGGGCCCCCACAATGAGGCTCAAG GATGGCCTAAGGTTCACCTACTTCTGGATCAAGGAGCAGATCGAGAAGGAGAGGACCGAGGGGAAGGACGTCGCCCTGTATGGATCGTCCAAGGTGGTGTCCACACAGGCGCCGGTGCAGCTCGGCTCCCTCCGCGCGGCTGACGGGAAGGAGTAA